One Polaribacter reichenbachii genomic window, CCAAAAAGTGGGAAAAATTATTTGGATTTATAAAGAAAAAACCAGAAGATAAATTAACACAAACACATGCTGATTTAGCTTTTGCTGCACAAAAAGTTACTGAAGAAATTTTAGTAAAATTAATTAACCACATTAAAAAAGTTACAAATACAGATAATTTATGTTTTGCAGGTGGTGTTGCTTTAAATTGTGTTGCCAATTCAGTATTATATAATCAAAAAGTATTTAAAGACATTTTTGTACAACCAGCTGCAGGAGATGCAGGTGGTGCAATTGGTGCTGCATTAATTACATATTATTTGAATTCAAATTCAATATTTAATGGATTAAAAGAACCTTTTAATAATTATTTAGGCCCCAGATATTCTGACTTAGAAATTGAAAGAATATTAAGAAAAAACAAATGCAGTTTTACACATTATGAATCAGATGAAGAATTATTGGAAGTAACAGCAAAATTTATAGCGAATAAAAAAGTAGTTGGTTGGTTTTCTGGAAGAACAGAATTTGGTCCAAGAGCTTTAGGTAATAGAAGTATTTTGGCAGATGCAACAGATAGGGATATGCAATCTGTACTTAATTTAAAAATTAAATTTAGAGAAAGTTTTAGACCATTTGCTCCTGCAGTTTGTGAAGAAGATTTTGATACTTATTTTGAACCGGGTAAGCATTCAAAATATATGTTGTTTACCAATCAATTAAAACAAGATTTAAGATTAAATTTACCCAACAATTTTAATGAACTATCTCTTGAAGAAAAAAGAAATTTACCAAAATCTAAACTACCTGCAGTAACACATATAGATTATTCTGCGAGAGTACAAGTGGTCCAAAAAGAAATGAATACAAGGTTTTGGAATTTAATACAAACTTATAAAAATCAAACAGGAAATGGAGTTGTAATTAATACAAGTTTTAATGTAAAAGATGAGCCAATTGTAAATAAACCTGAAGAAGCTTATATGTGTTTTAAAAATACAGATATGGATGTATTAGTAATAGAGAATTATGTAATTTTAAAGTAAATGGAATTTATTAAAGAATTTTTCCTTTTTTTAAAGGAACGAAAAAAATGGTGGTTATTTCCACTAATATTTATTTTTATGGTTTTAGGTGGGTTAATATTTTTAACTAACGGATCTGCTTTGGCTCCTTTTATTTATAGTCTATTCTAATGAAAAAAGAAAAAACTTTTGAAACCATTATAGTTTTAGCTTTGGCATCTTTAATATGTTTTTTGCTTTTTAATGTAAAATGGCTTGTTTACTTGTCTGTTGTGTTTTTAGTAATTCCATTAATTTCATTAAAAATAGCTCTAATCATTGCAAATATTTGGTTAACTTTTTCTAACTATTTAGGATTAATAATGAACTATATTTTGATGTTTGTATGCTTTTATTTTATTTTAGTTCCAATATCTTTTCTGCAAAAAGTTTTTGGAGGTAATCAAATTCTTAAAAAACAAAAAGGAGATTCGTATTTTATAAAAAGGAATCATCTATTTACAAAAAACGACATTAAAAATCCTTGGTAAATTATTTTTGTTTTAACTGATTTATTTTTTTTGAATAATAATTAGCATAATCTCTATTATTCATTTTTAAACAAATTTCTCTAGCCATTTCATAAACTTTAGTTTGTTCAGGAAATTCTGATATTAAAGATTGGGCTACTTTTAAAGCATTCTTATAATCTTTATTATTGTTGTAAGTATGGTAAGCTTCTCTCATTACATTTTGCCATTCTTCTCTACCTGCATAAAGATTAATTGCCTTTTTTTCCTCGTAAGTTGGTTTTAAAATATAATTATATTGAGCAATTGGGTTTGTACCAGACATATTTAATTTATAAGGCCAAGAATTTTTTAAATCTTGCACAATAAACTTACCTTTAATAGAGTCTATGCGAGTTATTGAAATATCATTAAAAGCTTCATCATAAGAGATAAAATGATTCCAATTATCTAAAATTTTTATCTCTTTAATTTTATTGTAAAAAGCATCTGCCAAAATAAAATTCCCTTTTACATTTGGATGAACGTGTTCTGTTAACACATCATTATCAATAAATCCACTTTTAGATTTTTTTTGCATAGCTTTTCTTGAATCTAGAAGATATACCCCTTGTTTTTTAGATAATTCATTGATGATAATATCATTTACTTTTTCAGGAGCACGAAATCGAAGCATATCTAATTCTTTTGCTAAATGAAAGTATTTTTTAGCTGAATCTTGTTGTTTATTTAAATAAAACTGCCCCATTTTATACGCAGCTTTTGCGTTACTATTTGCAGTTTTAAAAGCTTCACTTTTATTACTTTTTAAATTTTTATCAAATTTATTTTCATTAAAATCATCACTAATAAAAGGTTTTATATCTTTTTTGTTTGATATTACTGTTGATAAAATTACAGGAATATTATTGCTAGCATACTTATCTAAAGCTTTGTTAATATTACTTTTAAATTGATTAATTCCAGCATTATAAACATCAGAATTATAAGGAATTTGTTGTTCTTTGGCCATAACCTCCATTAAAGTGGTTTCTTTAACAGTATATTTTGATTTTTCATTAGGTTTAAAAACTTTTGAATATCCATTTTCAAACAGTTGAAAAAATCTAAAATTCTTTAACTTTAAATAACTTCTAACTATTGCTGGGTAATTACCAATAGATATAGAAGATCCTACACCTAAAGCTCCATAATACTCATTATGACCTGCGTAAATTATTACTAAATCTGGTTTTTGTGCAATTATTTTATCAGATAAATCCCATAAAGTGTATGAATTTACTGCTGTTATACCCGTGTTTATTATTTCTATATTTTTATCAGGAAAAGTTAGTGAAAGTCTATGTTTTAGTATTCTTGGAAAAGAGCCGTTTTTGTAAAAAGGAAAACCAACAACAGTAGATGCTCCTTGAATAAAAACTCTAAAAGTATTTTCGGTTTTTTCTCTTAAAAATAAATCAGATTGATTATCAGAATTGAAACCAGTATTCTTAAAATATTTTTTAGAAATACCAGAATTCATTACCAGATATTCTGTGTTGTTTTCTGAGGTGATTTTATTAAAAAGATTATAATTTTCTCCATAATTAAATATTCCTAAAATTAATTCTAAGATAAAAATTAGTATTAAAGGAAGACTAAGAGCAATAAATTTAAATATAAGTTTATTTTTCAAAATTAAATGATTTGAAAATAATTAGTATTTTAAAGTTTGATTATTAAACAACCGGTTGCAATGTTAAGTAATATATGCATATTATACAAAAAATAATCTTATTATATTAAAAATGAAGTTAACACTAAAACTCTTCCAAACCCTTGTAGTTCTTATTATTATAGGTTATTGTAAGTATAAAAATGATGTTAAAAAGAAAAAAGTTAAAGAAGAAAATCTTTTCACGCTGCTATCTAACAACAAAACTAATATTCATTTTAAAAATACTATTAAAAAAACAACATATTTTATGCTTTAAATTATTATAACACCTACAATGCTGGAGGTGTTGCAAAAGGAGATATAAATATTGATGGTTTACAAGATGTTTATTTTACATAAAATCAAAATTTTAATAAACTTTATGTAAACAAAGTTGGCTTTAAGTTTAAGGATATTAAAACAAAAGCCAATGTTAAAGATGATAAAGGTGAAGCAATTTTTATTTCAGAATTTCCCCAAAAAAAAATAGTAAACATCAAAGCTTAAGAAAAAAGTAAACTGGTAAATTTTATTAAAATTCAAAACCCAAAACTTTGGGAGCCTCCACCAATTTATAATCCTAATCTTTATGAAGCTATTTCTAATTCTAAAGACAATTTTGTAGAATCAGGGTTTATATGAACTCTTAAAATTATAAAGCCTAATTTTCAATTTCCTTCACCAAAGACTAAATCACGTTCTGTTTTGTTTAAATCTGTTCTCAATACAGGGTGATTAATGACTGTAAAACCTTGAGTTTTTTGAAATTTCACATTAGTAACTACTCTTATCTTTGTATATAAGCTTAGTTCGATAACATTTTTTATTTCATTTTGGCTTTTAATTTTACTACATAAAATTACAGTCAATAGCCACAACATTGCAATTAATTACTTTAAATGCTTCATAATTATAGGGTAAATTTGGTTGAAAAGTATAAATATACGCCACGATTACTTAATTTAAATTAATATTTGATTTTCATTAATGTTAGGGATGTATCTCTAAAATAACTCTCTTATATCTTGATAATGAAGGGCTCCCTTTGTCTGAGACCTTAAGTATAATATGAATAGTTTCTGTTTTTTTAACTTTTGGAGCTGTTCCATTAATTCCATGAGAATTTTCTGGTTGTCCTAATTTAAATTCTCCTTTAAATGAACCAGCTTCTAAATAAGGAAACCAAAGAAAACTGAGATTATCTCCATCTGGATCATATGAGTTAAAAGCATCTAAATGAAAGGATTCGCCAGATTTTAATTTTATTCTGTCAGAATGAGATAAAACAGGTATTGGTGGATGATTGGAGTTTTCAAATGTATTTAAACACCAATCCATTCGAGCTGCAAAGTCGTTTTGTAAATCGTCTCTCCAACGCCAAAGTGTTTCTTTATAACCGGTAAAAGAAATCGTATCCAAACCAACAGCTCTACCATATTTTTTTTTAACAAATGGTGTAAATTTATCAATTGCATTAGTCCAAATTTTTCTAGTTTCAGCTGCAATTGCAACAATAGAACTACCATCTTTTCTGTTTTCAAATTTTGGCTTGTAGAATTCATAGCGACCACCCCAACTTCCCCATTCTGGATGTTCAGCATTATTTAAACCATTAGGAATTAAATGTAAAAAAGCAGGAGTATCACCTTCAACTCCCCAAGAAACATCTGGGTAAACAGCACCAAGAGGGCCATGGTTTTGCTGTATGTTCTCTGCAAACCAAGAATTACTTATAGTTTTATTATCAATTCCCTTTACAACAAAATTAATTCCTGTCCATGTTGCTTCACTATAATTATCACCAGGACTTACAATATAAAATAATTTAGGAAAATTATTACGAATCCACAAACCACTATCATCTTGATCAGAAATGGTATATACTCTAAGTTTAGCAATTAACCTTGCAGCTTCTTTTTTACTTTTTGTTTTTTTAATTTTATGAAGAGATTGTGCTAAAGTGTTTACTCCTCCCCAAACAGAAATCCATAAAGGTCTATCATCTTTTTCTTCCAAAATTTTTATAATCCAATCAGACCCTTCAGAATCCATACCTTTTCCTACGCCTGTCATTCCATATTTAGGTAAACCACTTTTAACCATATTTAAAAGTTTTTCTTCTTTAGGAAAACCTTGCTCATGTTTCAATAAATTTGCTTGTATTTTTCCATAAGCATTTATAACTCTTTTTATAGATTCTGGATTTACTTTTGATGTATACCAACATGATGTTGTAGCTACTAATCCTTTAATATCTATTTGATTAGAGTATAAAAATAATCGAACCAAAGATTGTGTGTCATCAGGATCAGCTTCTATATCTGTTAAAATTATAACTCTGTTTTTAACAGGTTCTTGAGCATCAAGTGTAATAATATTGCATGTGAAACATAAAACGGTTAAAAATATAATTGTTAGTGATTTATGTTTTATAAAATAAGGTTGATTTATCATAACTACTAAGTTTTTTATAAATATAAAAACAAATAAACGAAAATAAACGAAAATAAAACAAAGTATATGAAAAAAATAATTATATTTGTAAAGCCTTATTTTAAAAAAAAACTTTAAAATCTAACATGTTAGCTACTCAGCGAAAAGAAAAAATATTAGAATTATTAAATGAAGATGGTTCTGCAAAAGTAAATAGTTTGTCTAAAATTTTTAAAGTATCAGAGGTAACTATAAGGCAAGATTTAGAAAAATTAGAAAAAGAAGGGCTTGTTGTAAGAGAGCATGGTGGTGTTCACCTAAAAAACTTAGAAGGCCAAGTAAAAAGCTTTTCTTTGTCTCAACAAACAAATCTTATACAAAAAGAAAGTATTGCAATTAAATGTACAGAGCTAATTGAGCCAGGAGATACAATAATTTTAGATTCTGGATCAACAACCACAGAGATTGCAAAAAAAATAATAAATATTAATGGGTTAACTGTAATTACAAATGCATTAAATATAGCTTTGATGCTTGGTGCTAATCCTAATATTGAAGTTGTAATGACAGGTGGTGAGTTTAAAGCACCAACTTTGTCTTTAACAGGGCAAAAAGCAGCAGATTTTTTTAAAGGATTAAATGTGCAAAAGTTGTTTTTGGCAACAGCTGGTATTACTTTAAAATCTGGGTTAACATATCCAAGTATTAGTGACTTAATTGTAAAAAAAGCAATGATTGATGCTGCAGAAACCACGTATTTGGTTGCAGATTCAACAAAATTCGGTAAAAGTGCTTTTGCAAGTTTAGGAGCTTTATCTCTTATAGATTATATTATTACGGATGAAGAAATCAATAAAAAATACAAACAAAAATTTAGTGATAATGACATTAAATTAATTATTTCAAGTAAAGAGTAATTTTTTTTTGGATTAAAAATGCAATCGGTTGCGTTAAAATTAAATGAAAGTTAAAAATGATAAAAAAAAATACATTAGGAGTAATCATAGGTAATAGAGATTTTTTCCCAGACAGTTTAGTTGAAAAAGCTAGAACTGAAATTATTGATGTTTTAGGTAAATTAAACATTAAACCAATTCTTACAGAAACAACAGATACTAAATTAGGTGGAGTAGAAACCTATAAGGACTCTCAAAAATGTGCTAATTTATTTAAAAGATATAGTGATGAAATTTCAGGTATTTTAGTTTTGTTACCAAATTTTGGTGATGAAAGAGGTGTTGCAGACACTCTGAAATTAGCAAACTTAAATGTGCCTGTTCTAATTCAAGCGTATCCAGACGAACTATCTAAAATGAATGTTGCAAATAGAAGAGATTCATGGTGTGGTAAAATATCTGTCTGTAACAATTTATATCAATATGGAATTAAATATTCATTAACAAGTCAACATGTTTCTTATCCATCAGACCAAAATTTTCAAAAAGATTTAAATGATTTTGTTGCTGTTTGTAGAGTAGTAAAAGGTATGAAAAACATCAGAATAGGTGCAATTGGTGCAAGACCAGGAGCGTTTAACACAGTTCGTTATTCAGAAAAAATATTGCAAAGAAATAGCATAACAGTAGTGACTGCTGATTTGTCTGAAATTTTAGGAAAAGCTGAAAAACTTACAAAAGATGATGCTTCTGTAAAACGACATATAGAGACAATAAATGCATATGCACCAAAAGGCAAAACACCAGATGCTGCTATGATTCAAATGGCAAAATTAGATGTGGTTTTACAAGAATATGTTGAGGAATATGAGTTAGATGCAACAGCAATACAATGTTGGACATCCTTACAACAGAATTTTGGATGCAATGTTTGTACAAGTATGAGTATTATGTCAGAAAATATGTTGCCATCAGCTTGTGAGGTAGATGTAACAGGAACTTTAAGTATGTATGCAATGCAATTGGCTTCAGGTTCTCCAAGTGCATTAGTAGATTGGAATAACAATTATGCAGACGACTCAAACAAATGTGTGCTTTTTCATTGTGGAAACTGGGCAAAATCATTTTTGCCGAATATTGAAATAAGCAATGCACCAATTTTAGGAACTAGTGTTGGTGTTGAAAATACCTATGGAGCTCTAGATGGTCGAACACCAGCAATGCCGCTCACGTATGGAAGAATTAGTACAGATGATCCTAAAGGAATTATAAAAGCTTATTTGGGAGAAGGTGAATTAACCAACGATCCTTTAAAAACATTTGGAAATAAAGCAGTTGCAAAAATCAACAATCTACAAGGTTTAATGAATTATGTATGTAAAAATGGTTTTGAACATCACGTAGTTATGAATGCATCAAAAACTGGTACTATTTTAGAAGAAGCCCTAGGTAATTATATGGGGTGGGAAGTTTATAATCATAAAGGTTAAATCGATTGATTAAAATTTTTAAATTAAAATGACGATATCAGAATTAGAACGTAAATCAATAGAATTGAGAAAAAAAATTCTCAGTTATATCTACAATGTAAAAGCAGGTCATACAGGTGGCAGTCTTTCTTGTATTGATATTATTAATGTGCTTTATAATAGGGTTTTAAATATTGATGCTAATAATTTTAGTGATTCCAAAAGAGATAGATATATTCAAAGTAAAGGACATTGTGTTGAAGCTTTATTTGTAACACTTGCAGATTGTGGTTTTTTTTCAGAAGAAGATTTACAAACAGGTTGCCAGTATAAATCACATTACATTGGTCATCCTACCAAAAAGGTAAATGGAATTGAACAAAATACAGGTGCTTTAGGTCATGGATTATCCATTTGTGTTGGTGAAGCTTTGGCAGCTAAAATGGATAATAAAAAACATAAAGTATTTACACTTTTAGGTGATGGAGAAATGGCAGAAGGTTCTAATTGGGAAGCATTTCAATCTGCAGCACATTACAAGTTGGACAACCTATTTGCCATACTAGATTATAACAAACAGCAAATTTCAGGTAGTAATAAAGAGGTTATGAATCCTATTTCCTTCAAAGAAAAATTACAAGTATTTGGTTGGGCTGTTAAAGAAGTAGATGGTCATAATATTAAAGAATTAGTACAAACTTTAAATGATGGCCCTTTTGAAAAAGAAAAACCAAGTTTCATAATTGCGCATACTATTAAAGGTAGAGGGGTAAGTTTTATGGAAGGTGTTTTAAAATGGCATCATGGAGTGCCAACTGAAGAACAATATTTACAAGCGCAAAAAGAATTAGAAACTTTAGAACAAGCACTATAAATTATGCAACTAGACGTAATAAAAGATAATTATTTAACGATGGGAAAAGCCAATCAAGTGGTGTTTTCCGAAACCCTTCAAGAATTAGCAAAAGAGGACAAAGAAATTGTTATTATTACTAGCGATTCTCGTGGTTCTGGTAAACTGGTTCCTTTTGCAGAAAAATTCCCTAAACAAGTGATTGAAGTGGGAATAGCAGAACAAAATTTAGTAGGAATTGCATCAGGTTTGGCTTCTGCTGGTAAAAAATCTTTTGCTATTTCACCTGCTTGCTTTCTAACGGCTAGATCTTTAGAACAAATTAAAAATGACGTAGCATATTCAAATAACACAGTAAAATTAGTAGGAATTAGTGCTGGATTGAGTTACGGAATTTTAGGAACAACGCATCATAGCTTACACGATTTTGCTGTACTGCGAGCAATTAATAACATAATTATTGTTGCACCTGCAGATAATTTTGAAACTGAACAAGCGGTTCATGAAGCTGCAAAATTAAATCAACCTATTTA contains:
- a CDS encoding carbamoyltransferase, with the protein product MKKVLGISAFYHDSAAALIIDGKVLYAAQEERFSRVKNDANFPEEAIKYCLFESGLAIDDIDAIAFYDKPFLKFERLLETYYAFSPKGFKSFDKAMPTWLKEKLFIKQIIKKRLKKLSKKDKLPKITIFFPEHHLSHIASAFYTSPYKKSAFLTVDGVGEWTTTSFGVASAEKGIEVMGEIQFPDSIGLFYSSFTYYLGFEVNKGEYKMMGLAPYSNLQTEQAIKFIKIIKENLIDIKDDGSIKLNKKYFDYPVGLRMVNPKKWEKLFGFIKKKPEDKLTQTHADLAFAAQKVTEEILVKLINHIKKVTNTDNLCFAGGVALNCVANSVLYNQKVFKDIFVQPAAGDAGGAIGAALITYYLNSNSIFNGLKEPFNNYLGPRYSDLEIERILRKNKCSFTHYESDEELLEVTAKFIANKKVVGWFSGRTEFGPRALGNRSILADATDRDMQSVLNLKIKFRESFRPFAPAVCEEDFDTYFEPGKHSKYMLFTNQLKQDLRLNLPNNFNELSLEEKRNLPKSKLPAVTHIDYSARVQVVQKEMNTRFWNLIQTYKNQTGNGVVINTSFNVKDEPIVNKPEEAYMCFKNTDMDVLVIENYVILK
- a CDS encoding DUF5989 family protein, producing the protein MEFIKEFFLFLKERKKWWLFPLIFIFMVLGGLIFLTNGSALAPFIYSLF
- a CDS encoding SGNH/GDSL hydrolase family protein, whose protein sequence is MKNKLIFKFIALSLPLILIFILELILGIFNYGENYNLFNKITSENNTEYLVMNSGISKKYFKNTGFNSDNQSDLFLREKTENTFRVFIQGASTVVGFPFYKNGSFPRILKHRLSLTFPDKNIEIINTGITAVNSYTLWDLSDKIIAQKPDLVIIYAGHNEYYGALGVGSSISIGNYPAIVRSYLKLKNFRFFQLFENGYSKVFKPNEKSKYTVKETTLMEVMAKEQQIPYNSDVYNAGINQFKSNINKALDKYASNNIPVILSTVISNKKDIKPFISDDFNENKFDKNLKSNKSEAFKTANSNAKAAYKMGQFYLNKQQDSAKKYFHLAKELDMLRFRAPEKVNDIIINELSKKQGVYLLDSRKAMQKKSKSGFIDNDVLTEHVHPNVKGNFILADAFYNKIKEIKILDNWNHFISYDEAFNDISITRIDSIKGKFIVQDLKNSWPYKLNMSGTNPIAQYNYILKPTYEEKKAINLYAGREEWQNVMREAYHTYNNNKDYKNALKVAQSLISEFPEQTKVYEMAREICLKMNNRDYANYYSKKINQLKQK
- a CDS encoding nucleoside hydrolase-like domain-containing protein, translating into MINQPYFIKHKSLTIIFLTVLCFTCNIITLDAQEPVKNRVIILTDIEADPDDTQSLVRLFLYSNQIDIKGLVATTSCWYTSKVNPESIKRVINAYGKIQANLLKHEQGFPKEEKLLNMVKSGLPKYGMTGVGKGMDSEGSDWIIKILEEKDDRPLWISVWGGVNTLAQSLHKIKKTKSKKEAARLIAKLRVYTISDQDDSGLWIRNNFPKLFYIVSPGDNYSEATWTGINFVVKGIDNKTISNSWFAENIQQNHGPLGAVYPDVSWGVEGDTPAFLHLIPNGLNNAEHPEWGSWGGRYEFYKPKFENRKDGSSIVAIAAETRKIWTNAIDKFTPFVKKKYGRAVGLDTISFTGYKETLWRWRDDLQNDFAARMDWCLNTFENSNHPPIPVLSHSDRIKLKSGESFHLDAFNSYDPDGDNLSFLWFPYLEAGSFKGEFKLGQPENSHGINGTAPKVKKTETIHIILKVSDKGSPSLSRYKRVILEIHP
- a CDS encoding DeoR/GlpR family DNA-binding transcription regulator; the encoded protein is MLATQRKEKILELLNEDGSAKVNSLSKIFKVSEVTIRQDLEKLEKEGLVVREHGGVHLKNLEGQVKSFSLSQQTNLIQKESIAIKCTELIEPGDTIILDSGSTTTEIAKKIININGLTVITNALNIALMLGANPNIEVVMTGGEFKAPTLSLTGQKAADFFKGLNVQKLFLATAGITLKSGLTYPSISDLIVKKAMIDAAETTYLVADSTKFGKSAFASLGALSLIDYIITDEEINKKYKQKFSDNDIKLIISSKE
- a CDS encoding L-fucose/L-arabinose isomerase family protein, translated to MIKKNTLGVIIGNRDFFPDSLVEKARTEIIDVLGKLNIKPILTETTDTKLGGVETYKDSQKCANLFKRYSDEISGILVLLPNFGDERGVADTLKLANLNVPVLIQAYPDELSKMNVANRRDSWCGKISVCNNLYQYGIKYSLTSQHVSYPSDQNFQKDLNDFVAVCRVVKGMKNIRIGAIGARPGAFNTVRYSEKILQRNSITVVTADLSEILGKAEKLTKDDASVKRHIETINAYAPKGKTPDAAMIQMAKLDVVLQEYVEEYELDATAIQCWTSLQQNFGCNVCTSMSIMSENMLPSACEVDVTGTLSMYAMQLASGSPSALVDWNNNYADDSNKCVLFHCGNWAKSFLPNIEISNAPILGTSVGVENTYGALDGRTPAMPLTYGRISTDDPKGIIKAYLGEGELTNDPLKTFGNKAVAKINNLQGLMNYVCKNGFEHHVVMNASKTGTILEEALGNYMGWEVYNHKG
- a CDS encoding transketolase, whose translation is MTISELERKSIELRKKILSYIYNVKAGHTGGSLSCIDIINVLYNRVLNIDANNFSDSKRDRYIQSKGHCVEALFVTLADCGFFSEEDLQTGCQYKSHYIGHPTKKVNGIEQNTGALGHGLSICVGEALAAKMDNKKHKVFTLLGDGEMAEGSNWEAFQSAAHYKLDNLFAILDYNKQQISGSNKEVMNPISFKEKLQVFGWAVKEVDGHNIKELVQTLNDGPFEKEKPSFIIAHTIKGRGVSFMEGVLKWHHGVPTEEQYLQAQKELETLEQAL
- a CDS encoding transketolase family protein, producing MQLDVIKDNYLTMGKANQVVFSETLQELAKEDKEIVIITSDSRGSGKLVPFAEKFPKQVIEVGIAEQNLVGIASGLASAGKKSFAISPACFLTARSLEQIKNDVAYSNNTVKLVGISAGLSYGILGTTHHSLHDFAVLRAINNIIIVAPADNFETEQAVHEAAKLNQPIYLRFGKKAMPFLDESNQDFKIGKGRIVNHGDDITIIATGETVYPAILAAKSLKETNNINAKVVSMHTIKPLDVKLLDDLVKDRKPIITIEEHMVNGGLGEACASYLFQKGAINRFHIMAIPDEYTVTGSQLEIFNHYGISQEGISKKIIELLKV